The genomic window AACTAGGAATAGTCTCAGTGATCGTGTTTGGAGTACCAAAAGAGAAAGATGAAGTTGGTACATCTGCTTATTGCGAAACAGGAATTGTTCAACAAGCAATTAAAAAGATTAAAGAACTAAATCATGAGTTAGTGGTCATTGCCGATACTTGTCTTTGTCAGTTTACGAACCACGGACATTGTGGTGTCATTGAAAATAATATGATCTTAAATGACCCTACTCTTGACTTATTAGCTAAGACTGCAGTTTCTCAAGCAAAAGCAGGTGCAGACGTTATTGCTCCTTCAAACATGATGGATGGGTTTGTAGCGGCTATTCGTCACGGTTTAGATGAAGCAGGCTTCGCACATGTTCCTATCATGTCTTATGCAGTGAAATATTCGTCATCGTTCTATGGGCCGTTTCGTGATGCTGCACATAGTGCACCATCATTTGGTGACCGTAAAACATATCAAATGGATCCAGCTAACCGTTTAGAAGCTCTTCGCGAAGCTGAAAGTGATGTTCTTGAAGGTGCGGACTTTTTAATTGTAAAACCTGCTCTTTCTTACCTAGATATTATTCGTGAAGTAAAGGATCATTTTTCGTATCCTGTAGTTGCGTATAACGTGAGTGGTGAATACTCAATGATTAAAGCTGCGAGTTTAAATGGTTGGATTGATGAAAAAGCGGTTGTAATGGAAAAGCTACTAAGTATGAAGCGTGCTGGTGCAGATTTAATTATTACGTATTTTGCCAAAGACGTTGCTAAGTGGTTAAGTTAGTTTAGAGTTTATAGTGTAGAATTTAAAGTTGTTTTAGAGAATGCTTCGAGGCAAAACTTACAAACTCTACACTGTACACTTTACACTTTAAACTATAAGGGGGATTAAAATGAGATCATTTGAAAAGTCTAGCGCTGCTTTTGCCAAAGCAAAGGAGTTAATGCCAGGTGGGGTAAATAGCCCTGTTCGCGCTTTTAAATCCGTTAAGATGGATCCTGTTTTTATGGAACGTGGGAAGGGTTCAAAAATTTATGATATTGATGGCAATGAATACATAGATTACGTCCTTTCTTGGGGACCACTAGTACTTGGACATGCTGATGAGCAAGTGATTGAGGCATTGAAGAAATCAGCTGAATTAGGTACAAGCTTTGGGGCGCCAAGTGAACTAGAAACGAAGATGGCAGAACTAGTGATTGAACGAGTCCCGTCTGTGGAAGTTGTCCGAATGGTCAACTCTGGGACAGAAGCTACGATGAGTGCTTTGCGTTTGGCTCGTGGGTATACGAAGCGTAATAAAATTCTAAAGTTTGAAGGTTGTTACCATGGACATGGTGATTCACTACTAATTAAGGCTGGCTCTGGTGTTGCAACACTCGGTTTACCAGATAGTCCTGGAGTTCCTGAAGCTGTTGCGATGAATACTTTGACGGTTCCTTATAACGATTTAGAGAGCTTACGTTTTGCGTTTGAACAATACGGTGATGATATTGCGGCTGTCATTCTTGAACCTGTTGCTGGAAATATGGGCGTGGTCCTTCCACAACCAGGATTTTTAGAGACGGTTCGTGAAATCACAGAGCAAAACGGAACATTACTTATTTTTGACGAAGTAATGACAGGTTTTCGCGTAGGCTATCATTGTGCTCAAGGTGTGTTAGGAGTAACACCTGACCTTACATGTTTAGGCAAAGTAATCGGTGGAGGCCTACCAGTTGGCGCTTACGGAGGTAAACGAGAAATCATGGAAATGATTGCTCCAAGCGGCCCGATTTATCAGGCAGGGACGTTGTCTGGAAATCCGTTAGCAATGACAGCAGGTTACGAAACTCTTTCACAATTGACTCCAGAACATTATGCTGAGTTTAATCGTCTCGGGAAAAAGCTAGCTACTGGGTTATCTGAAGCAGCTACCAAATATGGGATTGCTCACAGCACAAGTCAGGCTGGTTCCATGATAGGATTCTTCTTTACCGATGAAGAAGTAACAAATTACGAGAAAGCAAAAACATCTGATCTAGACCGATTTGCTACTTATTTCCGTTACATGCTAGAAGAAGGTGTGTCATTACCACCTTCGCAATTTGAAGGTATGTTCCTATCAACCAAGCATACAGATGAAGACATCGAAAAACAATTGCTGCCGCTGACAAGGCGTTTGCTAAATTAGTTAAATAATAGGAAATATAAAGACTGACCAAAAAAGTCGCCTACCTTGAATGGAACTTATTCATTTTTTGAATGAGATTTGATTAGTTGGGGTATAGGATACTAATTACGGTCAGTTTTTTTGTGGAAATTTCTTGATGCGAATATCGAAAAAAGCGCGTATTTTGTCTAAAGGTAGGTAAAAAGTCATGTAAAGTTATGGCAAAACGGTGCATAACTTGTAAAAAATGAGCGTTTTTAACTAAATATAGCTTTTAACAAAGCAGTAAGCTGATATAATAAGTTGTAAAGCTTAGAAAGTCTCGAAAAATATTAAAACAAAAGGGAGAGGTAATAAAACATGTTTAAAGCACTTATTCAACGTCTTAGAAAAGATCAACGTGGATTAACACTCATCGAGTTATTAGTAGTTATTGTTATTTTAGGGATTATTGCAGCGATTGCAATTCCGATGGTGATGGGGAATCAACAAACTGCTAATGCTAACACTAATGCGCAAAATAGAGCAATTCTTCAAGATGCTGTAAATAGGTATAAAGTAATTAATAACGTAACTACTCTACCTTCTACAGGTATAGATTTAACTGCAGATGTTGATGGTGGTCCTTATATTGAAGCAATTCCTACATGTGCAGAAAATGCAACTCCATTTGTAGTGGCTGATACTGTAATAATCCCTTCAGGTTGTCTTGCACCATAAGTATTTATTAAAAGCTGTCGCTACGCTTAGATAGCGGCAGCTTTTTTAAAATTAGTCCGAATCGAGAAAGAAAGGAAGAACATTATGCTACTCATTGATATCTATGTCATCGTATTAGGATTACTATTAGGTAGTTTTTTTAATGTTGTTGCTATTCGATTGTTAAAAAATCAATCGGTCTCCTTTCCGCCTTCTCATTGTCCAAGCTGTAAGCATAAACTTTCCGTTTTTGATTTATTTCCGGTAGTAAGCTATCTACTCTTACGTGGGAAATGTCGATATTGTAAAACGAAAATTTCCTCGCTTTATCCAGTTGGTGAAATGCTAACAGCTACCTCAATTTTTGTCGTGTATAAGGTTGTCGGTTTGACACCTGAATTAATTCCTGCACTGATTTTAACGATTGTACTAATACTAGCTGTCTTAACAGATATTCGCGAGAAACTAATCTTAGATGTGATCACATTTCCTGCTTTAGCTATTTTGCTCATTTTGCGATTTTTCATTGGCAGTGAGCCTTTTTGGTTTTATTTAGTTGGAGGAGTCGTTGGATTTTCTTTGCTCCTACTAATTGCAATTGTCAGTAAAGGAGGCATGGGCGGCGGAGATATTAAGCTCTATGCAGCCATCGGTGTCGCACTTGGACCATGGATGACGATCATGAGTCTCGTCCTTGCGTCCTTTGTTGGAACAATTGTAGGGATTACATTAATTGCCATAGGGGTATTAAAGCGTAAAGAACCTATTGCATTCGGCCCATTTATTTTTATCGGAACACTTGCCGCTTATTTGGTCGGTGAGGAAATATGGTATTGGTATATGAGTTTTATTTGGTAGGAGTGAGGAAATTGAAGAATGAAAAAGGTGTTACCCTCATAGAACTCTTAGTCTCTATCGTATTGTTAGGCATGATTATTGTCCCATTGCTTATGATCATGACGGGGACCTCAACTCGTACTGTCACACAGGAGAGAGAAACAGGTAATTCATATATTGCCCAAGAGGTAATGGAGAAAGTTAGAAGTGGAAACGTTCGTTATCTTCTTCCTAATGGTCACTACTGTGCTAGTAATACTAGTGCATGCCAGGATCTTTTACCACTTCCGTTTGCTACAGAATTAGGTTTAGGGGATTATCAGATCGTTGAGGTAGTAGTTGAAACATATTCAGATAATACGTCCTTTCATGAAGTTACAGTTATTGTCAGAAATGATGACAGGATTTCCTATGGTACTGGAGACTTAGTTGAAAAGGAAAACCGTATTGAACTGATAACGGTGGTGAAACAAAAATGAAATTTAACAATAGAGGAATCACGTTAGTTGAACTACTCATTACGATAACTCTAATGGCAGTTGTTTTGTCTCCTATTACGATGATTGTTATTTATACCTTGAAAACCGAACAACAAGTATCTACTAAAAATGAAGTACAGCGTGAAGCAAGGTTTATTATGGAGTAT from Anaerobacillus sp. CMMVII includes these protein-coding regions:
- the hemB gene encoding porphobilinogen synthase, producing MIEFKRHRRLRHTANLRSMVRETVLKKEDLIYPIFVIEGETNKKNEVASMPGVYQISLDLLEEEIKTITELGIVSVIVFGVPKEKDEVGTSAYCETGIVQQAIKKIKELNHELVVIADTCLCQFTNHGHCGVIENNMILNDPTLDLLAKTAVSQAKAGADVIAPSNMMDGFVAAIRHGLDEAGFAHVPIMSYAVKYSSSFYGPFRDAAHSAPSFGDRKTYQMDPANRLEALREAESDVLEGADFLIVKPALSYLDIIREVKDHFSYPVVAYNVSGEYSMIKAASLNGWIDEKAVVMEKLLSMKRAGADLIITYFAKDVAKWLS
- a CDS encoding prepilin-type N-terminal cleavage/methylation domain-containing protein, with product MFKALIQRLRKDQRGLTLIELLVVIVILGIIAAIAIPMVMGNQQTANANTNAQNRAILQDAVNRYKVINNVTTLPSTGIDLTADVDGGPYIEAIPTCAENATPFVVADTVIIPSGCLAP
- a CDS encoding A24 family peptidase → MLLIDIYVIVLGLLLGSFFNVVAIRLLKNQSVSFPPSHCPSCKHKLSVFDLFPVVSYLLLRGKCRYCKTKISSLYPVGEMLTATSIFVVYKVVGLTPELIPALILTIVLILAVLTDIREKLILDVITFPALAILLILRFFIGSEPFWFYLVGGVVGFSLLLLIAIVSKGGMGGGDIKLYAAIGVALGPWMTIMSLVLASFVGTIVGITLIAIGVLKRKEPIAFGPFIFIGTLAAYLVGEEIWYWYMSFIW
- a CDS encoding prepilin-type N-terminal cleavage/methylation domain-containing protein; translated protein: MKNEKGVTLIELLVSIVLLGMIIVPLLMIMTGTSTRTVTQERETGNSYIAQEVMEKVRSGNVRYLLPNGHYCASNTSACQDLLPLPFATELGLGDYQIVEVVVETYSDNTSFHEVTVIVRNDDRISYGTGDLVEKENRIELITVVKQK